From the Halomonas meridiana genome, one window contains:
- a CDS encoding YdiY family protein, with amino-acid sequence MALWATGAVAYPFYAPPPPKEDTPVFSGDAELGFTHLSGNTDSQTLIGKTRLTWLTGQLTHSLRGEVRNVSKEGETSAEQYLLAGRERYDFSGPHYLFGFARWEKDRFAGYDQQLSVIGGYGRQLLENKQHALSLEAGPGYRNDRLRDEDNQQLPVAYTALDYRYRFSEYADISQEMSVEYTDENTTARSLTALTARLNAKLSLRLSYEVKHNSQPPEDATERTDTTTSASLLYSW; translated from the coding sequence ATGGCATTGTGGGCCACAGGGGCCGTGGCCTATCCGTTCTATGCCCCACCACCGCCTAAAGAGGACACGCCCGTGTTCAGCGGCGACGCGGAGCTGGGCTTTACCCACCTGTCAGGCAACACCGATAGCCAAACCCTGATCGGCAAAACGCGCCTGACTTGGCTCACGGGGCAATTGACTCATTCGCTACGGGGAGAAGTGCGCAACGTCAGCAAGGAGGGTGAGACCAGCGCGGAGCAGTACTTATTGGCCGGTCGGGAGCGCTATGACTTTAGCGGGCCACACTATCTCTTCGGCTTTGCCCGCTGGGAGAAGGACCGCTTTGCCGGTTACGACCAGCAGCTCTCGGTGATCGGTGGCTATGGGCGGCAGCTGCTGGAAAATAAGCAACATGCGCTCTCATTGGAAGCGGGGCCGGGTTATCGCAATGATCGCCTGCGAGACGAAGACAATCAGCAGCTGCCCGTGGCCTATACCGCTCTGGACTATCGCTACCGGTTTTCCGAGTACGCAGATATTTCCCAAGAGATGTCGGTGGAGTACACGGATGAAAATACCACTGCCCGCTCGCTGACGGCGTTGACTGCCCGGCTCAATGCCAAGCTGTCGCTGCGCCTCTCTTATGAAGTGAAGCACAACTCCCAACCTCCGGAAGACGCCACCGAGCGCACCGACACCACCACCAGCGCCTCGCTGCTGTATAGCTGGTAA